From Carya illinoinensis cultivar Pawnee chromosome 5, C.illinoinensisPawnee_v1, whole genome shotgun sequence, one genomic window encodes:
- the LOC122309986 gene encoding probable RNA helicase SDE3 isoform X2, protein MSLFVAFLRFILCCHTEHFVDGDEYDDTTSRNIHSVYKSILRTRTTSYPDNDPLLPNSAPSPSLNQAKVAVDSRIRNSLIIKQPYVQESSQRTNEISPNFKNSVQPPSFSYTDPHSSSNLPPSSSSSSPVLPNPPKSSPKPSASSLKWPPPSGPSSSSAVPPPTFKPVLCPTTTSPGNEERKQSYILEKGTSPIFAIPEYIKRQIKEKIVPEILRQPLSPSTYKAYFTALLYAEDFYLEKWSDFLLKNVTLEFQEAVIYKESTKDKNLSGNLKNKNKTFVVFEIDSIPERRPFLLSRDLVYARPSGTEIEPFQGFVCRVVKSTRVLVDFGDNFHSQHYASRKYDISFSSSRVRLKRAHEAVETASNPLIQNFLFPEYCVSRKDNLNPPSLLRANHKVSKNEVSTIRHISSLRGSPPYLLSGPRCVVTAMDPEKLSSTGIVVQEAVCEIYRISPECRILICAPSNSTCDALTRSLKKVILESDIFRANAAFREMDGVPADILFSCPIKGECFTCPSLQQLRKFRVILSTFVSSFRLHNEGIPAGHFSHIFLVDASLAMEPEALIPLANFATDKTVVIVTGTSTSHSARARSDIARKYGLGESLFDGLYENSFYSKFNPMFITQLAQ, encoded by the exons ATGTCTCTGTTTGTAGCATTCTTGCGTTTCATTCTTTGTTGCCATACAGAACATTTTGTTGATGGTGACGAATATGATGACACTACCTCGAGGAACATCCATTCAGTATATAAATCAATTCTAAGAACCAGAACCACATCGTACCCTGATAATGACCCACTTTTACCAAATTCAGCGCCTAGTCCTTCATTAAATCAAGCCAAAGTCGCAGTAGATTCACGGATAAGAAATTCATTGATAATCAAGCAGCCATATGTTCAGGAATCTTCCCAAAGGACTAACGAAATTTCTCCAAACTTTAAAAATTCAGTGCAACCACCTTCATTTTCTTATACTGATCCTCACTCTTCTTCCAAC CTGCCCCCATCCTCTTCCAGCTCCTCTCCAGTTCTCCCTAATCCTCCAAAATCTTCTCCTAAGCCATCTGCATCTTCCCTAAAATGGCCTCCTCCATCTGGGCCATCTTCATCTTCCGCTGTGCCCCCTCCAACCTTTAAGCCAGTTCTATGTCCAACTACTACTTCTCCTggaaatgaagaaagaaaacagagtTATATATTGGAAAAGGGTACATCACCTATATTTGCAATTCCTGAGTACATCAAACGGCAGATCAAGGAGAAAATCGTGCCTGAAATTCTGAGGCAGCCTTTGTCTCCTTCAACGTATAAGGCTTACTTTACTGCTCTGTTATATGCTGAGGATTTCTACTTGGAG AAATGGAGTGATTTCCTCTTGAAGAATGTGACTTTGGAGTTCCAAGAAGCAGTAATCTATAAAGAATCAACCAAGGACAAAAATCTTAGTGGAAATCTTAAGAACAAGAATAAAACATTTGTAGTTTTTGAGATTGATTCTATTCCTGAGAGGCGGCCATTCCTTTTATCGAGGGACTTGGTCTATGCACGACCTTCGGGTACAGAGATTGAGCCCTTTCAG GGTTTTGTCTGTCGTGTGGTGAAGAGCACTCGCGTATTAGTGGACTTTGGAGACAATTTTCATTCTCAACACTATGCTTCTAGAAAATACGACATCAGCTTCTCTTCCAGTAGAGTGCGCCTAAAGAGGGCTCATGAAGCAGTTGAAACTGCATCAAATCCTTTAATCCAGAACTTCCTCTTTCCTGAATATTGTGTATCCCGAAAGGACAACCTTAACCCACCCAGTCTGCTTCGTGCCAATCATAAAGTTAGTAAAAACGAGGTCTCTACGATTCGTCACATTTCAAGCTTGCGGGGATCACCACCATATCTTCTCAGTGGCCCCCGCTGTGTAGTCACTGCAATGGATCCAGAAAAACTATCAAGTACTGGAATTGTTGTTCAAGAAGCAGTATGTGAAATATATCGGATCTCTCCTGAGTGTCGAATTCTTATATGTGCACCCTCAAACAGCACATGTGACGCGCTGACCAGAAGTTTGAAAAAGGTAATTTTAGAATCGGATATTTTTCGAGCCAATGCTGCATTTCGCGAGATGGATGGGGTACCTGCTGACATTCTTTTTTCATGTCCTATAAAAGGGGAATGTTTTACGTGTCCTTCATTACAACAACTTCGGAAATTCAGGGTAATTTTGTCAACTTTCGTTAGTAGCTTTCGATTACACAATGAAGGCATACCTGCTGGGCATTTCAGTCACATTTTTCTAGTAGATGCCTCATTGGCGATGGAGCCGGAGGCATTGATACCTTTGGCTAATTTCGCTACTGACAAAACAGTAGTTATAGTTACCGGCACATCCACAAGTCATTCAGCTCGGGCCCGCTCTGACATTGCAAGGAAATATGGATTGGGGGAGTCACTATTTGATGGACTTtatgaaaatagtttttataGCAAATTCAATCCCATGTTCATCACGCAGTTGGCGCAGTAG
- the LOC122309986 gene encoding probable RNA helicase SDE3 isoform X1 produces MSLFVAFLRFILCCHTEHFVDGDEYDDTTSRNIHSVYKSILRTRTTSYPDNDPLLPNSAPSPSLNQAKVAVDSRIRNSLIIKQPYVQESSQRTNEISPNFKNSVQPPSFSYTDPHSSSNLPPFSSIFSSVPQNPPKSSSKSSASSHKGPPSPTGPSSSSPKPPPTSKPVIYPTTSHALSEERKTSYILKEGATSLFASSISNLPPSSSSSSPVLPNPPKSSPKPSASSLKWPPPSGPSSSSAVPPPTFKPVLCPTTTSPGNEERKQSYILEKGTSPIFAIPEYIKRQIKEKIVPEILRQPLSPSTYKAYFTALLYAEDFYLEKWSDFLLKNVTLEFQEAVIYKESTKDKNLSGNLKNKNKTFVVFEIDSIPERRPFLLSRDLVYARPSGTEIEPFQGFVCRVVKSTRVLVDFGDNFHSQHYASRKYDISFSSSRVRLKRAHEAVETASNPLIQNFLFPEYCVSRKDNLNPPSLLRANHKVSKNEVSTIRHISSLRGSPPYLLSGPRCVVTAMDPEKLSSTGIVVQEAVCEIYRISPECRILICAPSNSTCDALTRSLKKVILESDIFRANAAFREMDGVPADILFSCPIKGECFTCPSLQQLRKFRVILSTFVSSFRLHNEGIPAGHFSHIFLVDASLAMEPEALIPLANFATDKTVVIVTGTSTSHSARARSDIARKYGLGESLFDGLYENSFYSKFNPMFITQLAQ; encoded by the exons ATGTCTCTGTTTGTAGCATTCTTGCGTTTCATTCTTTGTTGCCATACAGAACATTTTGTTGATGGTGACGAATATGATGACACTACCTCGAGGAACATCCATTCAGTATATAAATCAATTCTAAGAACCAGAACCACATCGTACCCTGATAATGACCCACTTTTACCAAATTCAGCGCCTAGTCCTTCATTAAATCAAGCCAAAGTCGCAGTAGATTCACGGATAAGAAATTCATTGATAATCAAGCAGCCATATGTTCAGGAATCTTCCCAAAGGACTAACGAAATTTCTCCAAACTTTAAAAATTCAGTGCAACCACCTTCATTTTCTTATACTGATCCTCACTCTTCTTCCAACCTGCCcccattttcttccattttctcttCGGTTCCCCAAAATCCCCCAAAATCTTCTTCTAAGTCATCTGCATCATCCCATAAAGGACCTCCATCTCCAACTGGGCCATCTTCATCTTCCCCTAAGCCCCCTCCAACCTCTAAGCCAGTCATATATCCAACTACATCTCATGCATTAAGTGAAGAAAGAAAAAcgagttatatattaaaagaggGTGCAACATCATTATTTGCAAGTTCTATATCCAATCTGCCCCCATCCTCTTCCAGCTCCTCTCCAGTTCTCCCTAATCCTCCAAAATCTTCTCCTAAGCCATCTGCATCTTCCCTAAAATGGCCTCCTCCATCTGGGCCATCTTCATCTTCCGCTGTGCCCCCTCCAACCTTTAAGCCAGTTCTATGTCCAACTACTACTTCTCCTggaaatgaagaaagaaaacagagtTATATATTGGAAAAGGGTACATCACCTATATTTGCAATTCCTGAGTACATCAAACGGCAGATCAAGGAGAAAATCGTGCCTGAAATTCTGAGGCAGCCTTTGTCTCCTTCAACGTATAAGGCTTACTTTACTGCTCTGTTATATGCTGAGGATTTCTACTTGGAG AAATGGAGTGATTTCCTCTTGAAGAATGTGACTTTGGAGTTCCAAGAAGCAGTAATCTATAAAGAATCAACCAAGGACAAAAATCTTAGTGGAAATCTTAAGAACAAGAATAAAACATTTGTAGTTTTTGAGATTGATTCTATTCCTGAGAGGCGGCCATTCCTTTTATCGAGGGACTTGGTCTATGCACGACCTTCGGGTACAGAGATTGAGCCCTTTCAG GGTTTTGTCTGTCGTGTGGTGAAGAGCACTCGCGTATTAGTGGACTTTGGAGACAATTTTCATTCTCAACACTATGCTTCTAGAAAATACGACATCAGCTTCTCTTCCAGTAGAGTGCGCCTAAAGAGGGCTCATGAAGCAGTTGAAACTGCATCAAATCCTTTAATCCAGAACTTCCTCTTTCCTGAATATTGTGTATCCCGAAAGGACAACCTTAACCCACCCAGTCTGCTTCGTGCCAATCATAAAGTTAGTAAAAACGAGGTCTCTACGATTCGTCACATTTCAAGCTTGCGGGGATCACCACCATATCTTCTCAGTGGCCCCCGCTGTGTAGTCACTGCAATGGATCCAGAAAAACTATCAAGTACTGGAATTGTTGTTCAAGAAGCAGTATGTGAAATATATCGGATCTCTCCTGAGTGTCGAATTCTTATATGTGCACCCTCAAACAGCACATGTGACGCGCTGACCAGAAGTTTGAAAAAGGTAATTTTAGAATCGGATATTTTTCGAGCCAATGCTGCATTTCGCGAGATGGATGGGGTACCTGCTGACATTCTTTTTTCATGTCCTATAAAAGGGGAATGTTTTACGTGTCCTTCATTACAACAACTTCGGAAATTCAGGGTAATTTTGTCAACTTTCGTTAGTAGCTTTCGATTACACAATGAAGGCATACCTGCTGGGCATTTCAGTCACATTTTTCTAGTAGATGCCTCATTGGCGATGGAGCCGGAGGCATTGATACCTTTGGCTAATTTCGCTACTGACAAAACAGTAGTTATAGTTACCGGCACATCCACAAGTCATTCAGCTCGGGCCCGCTCTGACATTGCAAGGAAATATGGATTGGGGGAGTCACTATTTGATGGACTTtatgaaaatagtttttataGCAAATTCAATCCCATGTTCATCACGCAGTTGGCGCAGTAG
- the LOC122309986 gene encoding uncharacterized protein LOC122309986 isoform X3 yields the protein MSLFVAFLRFILCCHTEHFVDGDEYDDTTSRNIHSVYKSILRTRTTSYPDNDPLLPNSAPSPSLNQAKVAVDSRIRNSLIIKQPYVQESSQRTNEISPNFKNSVQPPSFSYTDPHSSSNLPPFSSIFSSVPQNPPKSSSKSSASSHKGPPSPTGPSSSSPKPPPTSKPVIYPTTSHALSEERKTSYILKEGATSLFASSISNLPPSSSSSSPVLPNPPKSSPKPSASSLKWPPPSGPSSSSAVPPPTFKPVLCPTTTSPGNEERKQSYILEKGTSPIFAIPEYIKRQIKEKIVPEILRQPLSPSTYKAYFTALLYAEDFYLEKWSDFLLKNVTLEFQEAVIYKESTKDKNLSGNLKNKNKTFVVFEIDSIPERRPFLLSRDLVYARPSGTEIEPFQGFVCRVVKSTRVLVDFGDNFHSQHYASRKYDISFSSSRVRLKRAHEAVETASNPLIQNFLFPEYCVSRKDNLNPPSLLRANHKVSKNEVSTIRHISSLRGSPPYLLSGPRCVVTAMDPEKLSSTGIVVQEAVCEIYRISPECRILICAPSNSTCDALTRSLKKGNVLRVLHYNNFGNSG from the exons ATGTCTCTGTTTGTAGCATTCTTGCGTTTCATTCTTTGTTGCCATACAGAACATTTTGTTGATGGTGACGAATATGATGACACTACCTCGAGGAACATCCATTCAGTATATAAATCAATTCTAAGAACCAGAACCACATCGTACCCTGATAATGACCCACTTTTACCAAATTCAGCGCCTAGTCCTTCATTAAATCAAGCCAAAGTCGCAGTAGATTCACGGATAAGAAATTCATTGATAATCAAGCAGCCATATGTTCAGGAATCTTCCCAAAGGACTAACGAAATTTCTCCAAACTTTAAAAATTCAGTGCAACCACCTTCATTTTCTTATACTGATCCTCACTCTTCTTCCAACCTGCCcccattttcttccattttctcttCGGTTCCCCAAAATCCCCCAAAATCTTCTTCTAAGTCATCTGCATCATCCCATAAAGGACCTCCATCTCCAACTGGGCCATCTTCATCTTCCCCTAAGCCCCCTCCAACCTCTAAGCCAGTCATATATCCAACTACATCTCATGCATTAAGTGAAGAAAGAAAAAcgagttatatattaaaagaggGTGCAACATCATTATTTGCAAGTTCTATATCCAATCTGCCCCCATCCTCTTCCAGCTCCTCTCCAGTTCTCCCTAATCCTCCAAAATCTTCTCCTAAGCCATCTGCATCTTCCCTAAAATGGCCTCCTCCATCTGGGCCATCTTCATCTTCCGCTGTGCCCCCTCCAACCTTTAAGCCAGTTCTATGTCCAACTACTACTTCTCCTggaaatgaagaaagaaaacagagtTATATATTGGAAAAGGGTACATCACCTATATTTGCAATTCCTGAGTACATCAAACGGCAGATCAAGGAGAAAATCGTGCCTGAAATTCTGAGGCAGCCTTTGTCTCCTTCAACGTATAAGGCTTACTTTACTGCTCTGTTATATGCTGAGGATTTCTACTTGGAG AAATGGAGTGATTTCCTCTTGAAGAATGTGACTTTGGAGTTCCAAGAAGCAGTAATCTATAAAGAATCAACCAAGGACAAAAATCTTAGTGGAAATCTTAAGAACAAGAATAAAACATTTGTAGTTTTTGAGATTGATTCTATTCCTGAGAGGCGGCCATTCCTTTTATCGAGGGACTTGGTCTATGCACGACCTTCGGGTACAGAGATTGAGCCCTTTCAG GGTTTTGTCTGTCGTGTGGTGAAGAGCACTCGCGTATTAGTGGACTTTGGAGACAATTTTCATTCTCAACACTATGCTTCTAGAAAATACGACATCAGCTTCTCTTCCAGTAGAGTGCGCCTAAAGAGGGCTCATGAAGCAGTTGAAACTGCATCAAATCCTTTAATCCAGAACTTCCTCTTTCCTGAATATTGTGTATCCCGAAAGGACAACCTTAACCCACCCAGTCTGCTTCGTGCCAATCATAAAGTTAGTAAAAACGAGGTCTCTACGATTCGTCACATTTCAAGCTTGCGGGGATCACCACCATATCTTCTCAGTGGCCCCCGCTGTGTAGTCACTGCAATGGATCCAGAAAAACTATCAAGTACTGGAATTGTTGTTCAAGAAGCAGTATGTGAAATATATCGGATCTCTCCTGAGTGTCGAATTCTTATATGTGCACCCTCAAACAGCACATGTGACGCGCTGACCAGAAGTTTGAAAAAG GGGAATGTTTTACGTGTCCTTCATTACAACAACTTCGGAAATTCAGGGTAA